In Variovorax paradoxus, a single genomic region encodes these proteins:
- a CDS encoding tetratricopeptide repeat protein: MPIRLGKAGKATAFNELGRRRDDEGDQDGALEAYAQASAVHPYWAVPWYNAGLIHKYRGDWAASLQANARAVQCEPGNEGALWNLGIAATALGDWATARRAWRQYGIGIPDGEGPIDFFVGLTPIRVQGDEASEVVWADRIDPARAILRSVPTPACGHRWGDLVLHDGAANGYRMRGDREVPVFDALELIAPSAHGTYEVTVEGATQDDIDALIRRFEAADASAENWTTSMQVLCRACSEGRPYGEGHDHEPGEAPGARGPWRLGIAAREEGAALRILAEWRETVAPESLLGELRCLLPGVPRA, encoded by the coding sequence ATGCCCATCCGACTCGGCAAAGCCGGCAAAGCCACAGCCTTCAACGAACTCGGCCGACGGCGCGACGATGAGGGCGACCAGGACGGCGCGCTCGAAGCCTACGCGCAGGCCAGCGCCGTCCACCCGTACTGGGCGGTGCCCTGGTACAACGCCGGCCTCATCCACAAGTACCGCGGCGACTGGGCCGCTTCGCTGCAGGCCAACGCCCGCGCGGTGCAGTGCGAGCCGGGCAACGAGGGCGCGCTCTGGAACCTGGGCATCGCCGCCACGGCGCTGGGCGACTGGGCCACGGCGCGGCGCGCGTGGCGCCAGTACGGCATCGGCATTCCGGACGGCGAAGGGCCGATCGACTTCTTCGTCGGCCTCACGCCGATCCGCGTGCAGGGCGACGAGGCCAGCGAGGTGGTGTGGGCCGACCGCATCGACCCGGCCCGCGCCATCCTGCGCAGCGTGCCGACGCCGGCCTGCGGCCATCGCTGGGGCGACCTCGTGCTGCACGACGGCGCGGCCAACGGCTACCGCATGCGCGGCGACCGCGAGGTGCCGGTGTTCGACGCGCTGGAACTGATCGCGCCGTCGGCCCACGGCACCTACGAGGTGACGGTCGAGGGCGCGACGCAGGACGACATCGACGCGCTCATCCGGCGCTTCGAGGCGGCCGATGCCAGCGCCGAGAACTGGACCACCAGCATGCAGGTGCTCTGCCGCGCCTGTTCGGAAGGGCGTCCCTACGGCGAGGGACACGACCACGAACCCGGCGAGGCGCCTGGCGCGCGCGGGCCTTGGCGGCTGGGCATCGCAGCCCGGGAGGAGGGCGCGGCGCTGCGCATCCTTGCCGAATGGCGCGAAACCGTGGCGCCGGA
- a CDS encoding fumarylacetoacetate hydrolase family protein, whose product MASEFVFAPPATVSVPVAGQPTRFPVHRIYCVGRNYEDHAKEMGFTGREPPFFFMKPADALVTVDAGQTGTMAYPTLTKNLHHEIELVVAIGTGGKNISAADAHKHIYGYAVGLDMTRRDLQNDMKKQGRPWDIGKSFEQSAPIGPIVPVAQAGDAEKAEISLQVNGADRQRSNVSKLIWNVAETIEHLSAAWELQPGDLIFTGTPEGVAAVVAGDTLVGEVAGLPTLTVKIV is encoded by the coding sequence ATGGCTTCCGAGTTTGTCTTCGCCCCGCCCGCCACCGTTTCGGTTCCCGTGGCCGGCCAGCCCACCCGCTTCCCGGTGCACCGCATCTACTGCGTGGGCCGCAACTACGAAGATCACGCCAAGGAAATGGGCTTCACCGGCCGCGAGCCGCCCTTCTTCTTCATGAAGCCGGCCGACGCGCTGGTGACGGTCGATGCCGGCCAGACCGGCACCATGGCCTACCCCACGCTCACCAAGAACCTGCACCACGAGATCGAACTGGTGGTGGCCATCGGCACCGGCGGCAAGAACATCTCGGCGGCCGATGCGCACAAGCACATCTACGGCTACGCCGTCGGCCTCGACATGACGCGCCGCGACCTGCAGAACGACATGAAGAAACAGGGCCGCCCCTGGGACATCGGCAAGAGCTTCGAGCAGAGCGCGCCCATCGGCCCGATCGTGCCCGTGGCCCAGGCCGGCGACGCCGAAAAGGCCGAAATCTCCCTGCAGGTGAACGGTGCCGACCGCCAGCGCAGCAACGTGAGCAAGCTGATCTGGAACGTGGCCGAGACCATCGAGCACCTGTCGGCCGCCTGGGAACTGCAGCCCGGCGACCTCATCTTCACGGGCACCCCCGAAGGCGTGGCCGCCGTGGTGGCCGGCGACACGCTCGTGGGCGAAGTCGCGGGCCTGCCGACGCTGACCGTCAAGATCGTCTGA
- a CDS encoding NUDIX hydrolase, translating into MFLRVPIKHCKNCGTAVVYRIPDDGDTKQRAICPACHTVHYENPLNVVGTIPVLGDKVLLCKRNIEPRWGKWTLPAGFMELEETTAQGAARETDEEAGANFEIEGLFSVISVVRVGQVHLFYRARLLDDKFDPGHETIEAKLFTEEEIPWEEIAFRTVRETLEHYFEDRRRGSFDRVHTIDLV; encoded by the coding sequence ATGTTTTTGCGCGTTCCCATCAAGCACTGCAAGAACTGCGGCACCGCCGTGGTCTACCGCATTCCGGACGACGGCGACACCAAGCAGCGCGCCATCTGCCCGGCCTGCCACACCGTCCACTACGAGAACCCGCTCAACGTGGTCGGCACCATTCCGGTCCTGGGCGACAAGGTGTTGCTGTGCAAGCGCAACATCGAGCCGCGCTGGGGCAAGTGGACGCTGCCCGCCGGCTTCATGGAACTCGAGGAAACCACCGCCCAGGGCGCGGCCCGCGAGACCGACGAAGAGGCCGGCGCGAACTTCGAGATCGAAGGCCTGTTCTCGGTGATCAGCGTCGTGCGCGTGGGCCAGGTGCACCTGTTCTACCGCGCCCGCCTGCTGGACGACAAGTTCGACCCCGGCCACGAAACCATCGAGGCGAAGCTCTTCACCGAGGAAGAGATTCCATGGGAAGAAATCGCCTTTCGCACCGTGCGCGAAACGCTCGAGCACTACTTCGAAGACCGCCGGCGCGGCAGCTTCGACCGCGTCCACACCATCGATCTCGTTTGA
- a CDS encoding CreA family protein, with protein MTLRSTLLRTALGLGFVLAGAAHARAETVGDVDTAFKLIGPDHKIVVEAYDDPKVNGVTCYVSRAKTGGLAGAFGVAEDKAEASIACRQVGPVSVTQPLPKREEVYSERLSVLFKRLRVVRMVDAKRNTLVYLTYSDLLIDGSPKNSVTAVPIDRGTPIPLK; from the coding sequence ATGACACTTCGCTCCACCCTGCTTCGCACGGCGCTCGGCCTCGGCTTCGTCCTGGCCGGAGCGGCGCACGCGCGCGCGGAAACGGTGGGCGATGTCGACACCGCCTTCAAGCTCATCGGCCCCGACCACAAGATCGTGGTAGAGGCCTACGACGACCCCAAGGTCAACGGCGTCACCTGCTATGTGTCGCGCGCCAAGACCGGCGGGCTGGCCGGCGCCTTCGGCGTGGCCGAGGACAAGGCCGAGGCCTCCATCGCCTGCCGCCAGGTCGGCCCGGTGAGCGTGACGCAGCCGCTGCCCAAGCGCGAAGAGGTCTACAGCGAACGGCTTTCGGTGCTCTTCAAGCGGCTGCGCGTGGTGCGCATGGTCGATGCCAAGCGCAACACGCTGGTCTACCTGACCTACTCCGACCTGCTGATCGACGGCTCGCCCAAGAACAGCGTGACGGCCGTGCCCATCGACCGCGGCACGCCGATCCCGCTCAAGTAG
- a CDS encoding murein hydrolase activator EnvC family protein: protein MQLQTLAFRTGAAALLAASLAACTTVDLNTPWPTPPAAKPPVVQRPAAQFIRPANGPTIARFDGDRVKGIDIAGTLGDPVVASADGRVVYVGGELPAYGNMVIVKHNETFLTAYAHLQTIFVKEGTVVRQGDKIAEMGRSNADRVKLRFEIRRNGNPVDPEPYLNGRQPPQ, encoded by the coding sequence ATGCAACTCCAGACTCTTGCTTTCCGTACCGGCGCTGCAGCGCTGCTTGCCGCGAGCCTCGCGGCGTGCACCACCGTCGATCTCAACACGCCCTGGCCCACGCCCCCCGCGGCCAAGCCACCGGTCGTCCAGCGCCCTGCCGCGCAGTTCATCCGGCCTGCCAACGGCCCGACCATCGCGCGCTTCGACGGCGACCGAGTCAAGGGCATCGACATCGCGGGCACGCTGGGCGACCCGGTCGTGGCCTCGGCCGACGGCCGCGTGGTGTACGTGGGCGGCGAACTGCCGGCCTACGGCAACATGGTCATCGTCAAGCACAACGAGACCTTCCTCACCGCGTACGCGCACCTGCAGACCATCTTCGTGAAGGAAGGCACCGTGGTGCGCCAGGGCGACAAGATCGCCGAAATGGGCCGCAGCAACGCCGACCGCGTGAAGCTGCGCTTCGAGATCCGCAGGAACGGCAACCCCGTGGACCCCGAGCCGTACCTCAACGGCCGCCAGCCGCCCCAGTAG
- a CDS encoding Rrf2 family transcriptional regulator, whose protein sequence is MLHALLHMARLQEPVTSDTLARAMRLHPVEMRRLMAGLRYAGFATSARRSGSAGSGWVLRASLSEMTLGDIHDALGAPPLPLRPLDGQGDLPACRIERAVHEALGGAYRQAEPVLVGRMHRVSLEALSEAVRRAC, encoded by the coding sequence GTGCTCCATGCGCTGCTGCACATGGCCAGGCTGCAGGAGCCCGTCACTTCGGACACTCTGGCACGCGCCATGCGCCTGCATCCGGTCGAGATGCGCCGGCTGATGGCAGGGCTGCGCTACGCCGGTTTCGCCACCTCGGCGAGGCGCTCCGGCAGCGCGGGCAGCGGCTGGGTGCTGCGCGCGTCGCTGTCGGAAATGACCCTCGGCGACATCCACGACGCCCTCGGCGCGCCGCCGCTGCCGCTGCGTCCTTTGGACGGGCAGGGCGACTTGCCCGCCTGCCGGATCGAGCGCGCCGTGCATGAAGCGCTGGGCGGCGCCTACCGGCAAGCCGAGCCGGTGCTGGTGGGCCGGATGCACCGGGTGAGCCTGGAGGCCCTGTCGGAAGCTGTCCGGCGCGCCTGCTAG
- a CDS encoding phospholipase D family protein, producing MPHSFCRATRVPRARWLTWLLAGIAALIVTGCAGLPTDVQRKPSTAITNGADTTLGRLVQAAAPPGEPLSGFRLLPMPQFSLHARIELARRAQRSIDVQYYLVQNDETGRYLLRALRDAADRGVRVRLLVDDLYTAGADPLFTSFAAHPNVEVRLFNPFPAGRDRFGTRWAWSILDFDRVHRRMHNKLYVVDNAIGVMGGRNIANEYFLRDGGSNFIDIDTLVAGAVVPRLSSLFDMYWNSPYVYPIESLVPSTGETPRQLRERFDKLTTGPSQLHPEEPDSTDLLGNNPLAKDLDAGALKLVWARAEAYADAPAKALGPTEEARGLPADESKDSVLYNVRRYVRGAENEVLQTTPYLIPGRGGMESIRTVRGNGVAYSIVTNSLAATDESLVHIGYRRYRPEMLRLGVELYELSPKRVEQTKRFGMYGSASGRLHGKSAVIDRRIVFIGSMNFDPRSMLHNTEVGIFIFSPQIAQQLTSLIGFIRLDGAYQLQLGPTGAIEWVSPASGDAADTILHQEPETDFWSRWKLDLLAPLVPESLL from the coding sequence ATGCCGCATTCTTTTTGCCGGGCTACCCGCGTACCGCGCGCAAGGTGGCTGACGTGGCTGCTGGCCGGTATTGCCGCGCTGATCGTCACAGGCTGCGCGGGCCTGCCGACCGACGTGCAGCGCAAGCCCTCGACGGCGATCACGAACGGCGCGGACACCACCCTCGGCCGCCTCGTGCAGGCGGCAGCCCCGCCAGGCGAGCCGCTGAGCGGCTTCCGTCTGCTGCCGATGCCGCAGTTCTCGTTGCATGCGCGCATCGAGCTGGCGCGCCGCGCGCAACGCTCCATCGACGTGCAGTACTACCTGGTGCAGAACGACGAGACAGGGCGCTACCTGCTGCGCGCGTTGCGCGACGCGGCCGACCGGGGCGTGCGCGTGCGGCTGCTGGTGGACGACCTCTACACGGCCGGCGCCGACCCGCTGTTCACCAGCTTTGCCGCCCACCCGAACGTGGAGGTGCGCTTGTTCAACCCGTTCCCTGCCGGGCGGGACCGCTTCGGCACCCGCTGGGCCTGGTCGATCCTGGACTTCGACCGGGTGCACCGGCGCATGCACAACAAGCTCTACGTGGTGGACAACGCGATCGGCGTCATGGGCGGGCGCAACATCGCCAACGAGTACTTCCTGCGCGACGGCGGCTCGAATTTCATCGACATCGACACGCTGGTGGCGGGCGCGGTGGTGCCCAGGCTGTCGTCGCTGTTCGACATGTACTGGAACAGCCCGTACGTCTATCCCATCGAATCGCTGGTTCCCTCCACCGGCGAGACGCCACGGCAATTGCGCGAGCGCTTCGACAAGCTCACCACCGGCCCCTCGCAGCTGCACCCCGAGGAACCCGACTCCACCGACCTGCTGGGCAACAACCCCCTGGCCAAGGACCTGGACGCGGGCGCGCTGAAGCTGGTGTGGGCGCGCGCCGAGGCCTATGCCGATGCGCCGGCCAAGGCGCTCGGGCCGACCGAGGAGGCGCGCGGCCTGCCCGCCGACGAGTCGAAGGACAGCGTGCTCTACAACGTGCGCCGCTACGTGCGCGGCGCCGAGAACGAAGTGCTGCAGACCACGCCCTACCTGATTCCCGGGCGCGGCGGCATGGAGAGCATCCGCACCGTGCGCGGCAACGGCGTGGCCTACAGCATCGTCACCAATTCGCTGGCGGCCACCGACGAATCGCTGGTGCACATCGGCTACCGCCGCTACCGGCCCGAGATGCTGCGCCTGGGCGTGGAGCTGTACGAGCTGAGCCCCAAGCGGGTGGAGCAGACAAAACGCTTCGGCATGTACGGCTCGGCCAGCGGGCGGCTGCACGGCAAGTCGGCGGTGATCGACCGCAGGATCGTGTTCATCGGCTCGATGAACTTCGATCCGCGCTCGATGCTGCACAACACCGAAGTCGGCATCTTCATCTTCAGCCCGCAGATCGCGCAGCAGCTCACCAGCCTGATCGGCTTCATCCGGCTGGACGGCGCCTACCAGCTGCAGCTGGGGCCGACCGGCGCCATCGAGTGGGTGAGCCCGGCCTCGGGCGACGCGGCCGACACCATCCTGCACCAGGAGCCGGAGACGGACTTCTGGTCGCGCTGGAAGCTGGACCTGCTGGCGCCGCTGGTGCCGGAAAGCCTGCTCTAG
- a CDS encoding LysR family transcriptional regulator, translating to MLERTHLSIVQEVDKQGSLTAAAEVLHLTQSALSHSIRKLEAQLGTEIWQREGRSLRLTQAGQYLLAVANRVLPQLDLAEERLRQFAQGERGSLRIGMECHPCYQWLLKVVSPYLASWPDVDVDVKQKFQFGGIGALFGYEIDLLVTPDPLYKPGLHYEPVFDYEQVLVVPRGHALANVPHVKPEHLTQEVLVTYPVATDRLDIYNMFLMPAGVTPRRHKAIETTDIMLQMVASGRGVAALPRWLVEEYAEKMDIVPVRLGPRGIAKQIFLGAREADIEVDYLKAFVELARQSRELLEKEKIR from the coding sequence ATGCTGGAACGCACCCATCTGTCCATCGTCCAGGAAGTGGACAAGCAAGGCTCGCTCACCGCCGCCGCCGAGGTGCTTCACCTCACGCAGTCGGCCCTGAGCCATTCGATCCGCAAGCTCGAGGCCCAGCTTGGCACCGAGATCTGGCAGCGCGAAGGGCGCAGCCTGCGGCTGACGCAGGCGGGGCAGTACCTGCTGGCGGTCGCCAACCGGGTGCTGCCGCAGCTGGACCTTGCAGAGGAGCGCCTGCGCCAGTTCGCGCAGGGCGAGCGCGGGTCGCTGCGCATCGGCATGGAGTGCCACCCGTGCTACCAGTGGCTGCTGAAAGTGGTCTCGCCCTACCTGGCGAGCTGGCCCGACGTGGATGTCGACGTGAAGCAGAAATTCCAGTTCGGCGGCATCGGCGCGCTCTTCGGCTACGAGATCGACCTGCTGGTCACGCCCGACCCGCTCTACAAGCCGGGCCTGCACTACGAGCCGGTGTTCGACTACGAGCAGGTGCTGGTGGTGCCGCGCGGCCATGCGCTGGCAAACGTGCCCCACGTGAAGCCCGAGCACCTGACGCAGGAAGTGCTGGTGACCTACCCGGTGGCCACCGACCGGCTGGACATCTACAACATGTTCCTGATGCCCGCCGGCGTGACGCCTCGGCGCCACAAGGCGATCGAGACCACCGACATCATGTTGCAGATGGTCGCGAGCGGCCGCGGCGTGGCGGCGCTGCCGCGCTGGCTGGTGGAGGAATATGCGGAAAAGATGGACATCGTGCCGGTCCGGCTCGGCCCGCGCGGCATTGCCAAGCAGATCTTCCTGGGCGCGCGCGAGGCGGACATCGAAGTCGACTACCTGAAGGCCTTCGTCGAGCTGGCGCGGCAATCGCGCGAACTGCTCGAAAAGGAAAAAATCCGCTGA
- the metE gene encoding 5-methyltetrahydropteroyltriglutamate--homocysteine S-methyltransferase, with the protein MTTTHNLGFPRIGAKRELKFALESYWKGESSRDALKALGAQLRQRHWNDQAGIDLVPVGDFAFYDQVLDMSFTLGNLPERVRGFHGDALDNYFRVARGRSAQGAEEHAGCCGGVAAGEMTKWFDTNYHYIVPEFTAQTEFRLDASRLLEQLAEAKAQGVKAKPVLVGPVTYLSIGKAKDDSDKLALLPRLLQVYAELLETLAAQGVEWVQIDEPLLVTELDADWQHAFNTAYHQLKASRIKILIATYFGQLQENKYLAANLPVAGLHVDAINGRDDIVPLLTMLPAHKVLSLGVINGRNIWKSDLAFILDWLEPLAARLGDRLWIAPSCSLLHVPVDLASEQKLDTEVKSWLAYALQKLEELRVLATALRDGRDAVKDALAANSAALAARRASPRVNNPAVQAAVAKLTSHLGQREGAYAKRAAKQAAFLKLPKFPTTTIGSFPQTAEIRHARSEYKAGRLDDAGYKAAMQAEIARSVREQEALDLDVLVHGEAERNDMVEYFGEQLEGYAFSQFGWVQSYGSRCVKPPILFGDISRPKAMTVEWIQYAQSLTQRPMKGMLTGPVTILNWSFVRDDQPRSASCKQLALAIREEVLDLEKGGVRVIQIDEAALREGLPLRKSQWQEYLDWAVESFRITANGVRDETQIHTHMCYSEFNDIIASIADMDADVITIETSRSDMELLDAFDDFKYPNEIGPGVYDIHSPNIPSQEHIVQLMKKAAERVPAERLWVNPDCGLKTRQWVEVLPALTNMVAAAKTLRTSA; encoded by the coding sequence ATGACCACTACCCACAACCTCGGCTTTCCCCGCATCGGCGCCAAGCGCGAACTGAAGTTCGCGCTGGAGTCGTACTGGAAGGGCGAGTCCTCACGCGACGCGCTCAAGGCCCTCGGCGCCCAGCTTCGCCAACGCCACTGGAACGACCAGGCCGGGATCGACCTCGTGCCCGTGGGCGACTTCGCCTTCTACGACCAGGTGCTGGACATGAGCTTCACGCTCGGCAACCTGCCCGAGCGCGTGCGCGGCTTCCACGGCGATGCGCTGGACAACTATTTCCGCGTGGCGCGCGGCCGCTCGGCCCAGGGCGCGGAAGAGCACGCCGGCTGCTGCGGTGGCGTGGCGGCCGGTGAAATGACCAAGTGGTTCGACACGAACTACCACTACATCGTCCCCGAGTTCACCGCGCAGACCGAATTCAGGCTCGACGCTTCGCGCCTGCTGGAGCAACTGGCCGAAGCCAAGGCCCAGGGCGTGAAGGCCAAGCCGGTGCTGGTCGGCCCCGTCACCTACCTGTCCATCGGCAAGGCCAAGGACGATTCCGACAAGCTGGCGCTGCTGCCGCGCCTGCTGCAGGTGTATGCCGAGCTGCTCGAAACGCTGGCCGCCCAGGGCGTGGAATGGGTGCAGATCGACGAGCCCCTGCTGGTCACCGAACTCGACGCCGACTGGCAACACGCCTTCAACACGGCCTACCACCAGCTCAAGGCCTCGCGCATCAAGATCCTCATCGCCACCTACTTCGGCCAGCTGCAGGAAAACAAATACCTGGCCGCCAACCTGCCGGTCGCGGGCCTGCACGTCGATGCCATCAACGGCCGCGACGACATCGTTCCCCTGCTGACCATGCTGCCGGCGCACAAGGTGCTGTCGCTGGGCGTCATCAATGGCCGCAACATCTGGAAGAGCGACCTCGCCTTCATCCTCGACTGGCTCGAACCGCTGGCCGCGCGCCTGGGCGACCGCCTGTGGATCGCGCCCTCGTGCTCGCTGCTGCACGTGCCGGTCGACCTGGCCAGCGAGCAGAAGCTCGACACCGAGGTCAAGTCGTGGCTCGCCTACGCGCTGCAGAAGCTCGAAGAGTTGCGCGTGCTGGCCACCGCCCTGCGCGACGGCCGCGACGCCGTGAAAGACGCCCTGGCCGCCAACAGCGCCGCCCTCGCCGCCCGCCGTGCGTCGCCGCGCGTCAACAACCCGGCCGTGCAGGCCGCCGTCGCCAAGCTCACCAGCCACCTGGGCCAGCGCGAGGGCGCCTACGCCAAGCGCGCCGCCAAGCAGGCCGCGTTCCTGAAGCTGCCCAAGTTCCCGACCACCACCATCGGCTCGTTCCCGCAGACCGCTGAAATCCGCCATGCGCGCAGCGAGTACAAGGCCGGCCGCCTGGACGACGCCGGCTACAAGGCCGCGATGCAGGCCGAGATCGCCCGCAGCGTGCGCGAGCAGGAAGCGCTCGACCTGGACGTGCTGGTGCACGGCGAAGCCGAGCGCAACGACATGGTCGAGTACTTCGGCGAGCAGCTCGAGGGCTACGCCTTCAGCCAGTTCGGCTGGGTGCAGTCGTACGGTTCGCGCTGCGTGAAGCCGCCGATCCTGTTCGGCGACATCAGCCGCCCGAAGGCGATGACGGTCGAGTGGATCCAGTACGCCCAGTCGCTCACGCAACGGCCCATGAAGGGTATGCTGACCGGCCCGGTGACCATCCTGAACTGGTCCTTCGTGCGCGACGACCAGCCGCGCTCGGCATCGTGCAAGCAGCTGGCGCTGGCCATCCGCGAGGAAGTGCTCGACCTGGAAAAAGGCGGCGTGCGCGTGATCCAGATCGACGAAGCCGCGCTGCGCGAAGGCCTGCCGCTTCGCAAGTCGCAATGGCAGGAGTACCTCGACTGGGCGGTCGAGTCGTTCCGCATCACCGCCAACGGTGTGCGCGACGAGACCCAGATCCACACGCACATGTGCTATTCGGAGTTCAACGACATCATCGCGTCGATCGCCGATATGGACGCCGACGTGATCACCATCGAGACCTCGCGCTCGGACATGGAACTGCTCGACGCGTTCGACGACTTCAAGTACCCCAACGAGATCGGCCCGGGCGTGTACGACATCCACTCGCCGAACATTCCGAGCCAGGAGCACATCGTGCAACTGATGAAAAAGGCCGCCGAGCGCGTGCCCGCCGAGCGCCTGTGGGTCAACCCCGACTGCGGCCTGAAGACGCGCCAGTGGGTGGAAGTGCTGCCCGCGCTGACCAACATGGTGGCGGCGGCCAAGACGCTGCGCACTTCTGCTTGA
- a CDS encoding sigma-70 family RNA polymerase sigma factor, producing MTTLTCVPCGPAAGSDRAPPPDFQALLAANYADLHRRLARHLGCGDAASESLHDAWLRLADASFTDSVQSPVAYIYRVACNAAMDRLRAERPWQYAGDAEDMLEQVVDHSPGPELIAEARSDLKAVERAMQGLPNRHQDILVALRVHELTRHEVAVRHGLSLRRVDTTLRQALLRLPVGRCATA from the coding sequence ATGACCACGCTGACATGTGTGCCCTGCGGCCCGGCCGCAGGGTCCGACCGCGCCCCGCCGCCCGACTTCCAGGCGCTGCTGGCGGCCAACTACGCGGACCTGCACCGCCGGCTCGCCCGCCACCTGGGCTGCGGCGATGCCGCCAGCGAAAGCCTGCACGACGCCTGGCTGCGGCTGGCCGACGCGAGCTTTACGGATTCGGTGCAGAGCCCGGTGGCCTATATCTACCGCGTGGCCTGCAACGCCGCCATGGACCGGCTGCGCGCGGAGCGGCCGTGGCAGTACGCGGGCGACGCGGAAGACATGCTCGAGCAGGTGGTGGACCATTCGCCCGGGCCGGAGTTGATCGCCGAGGCGCGCTCCGACCTGAAGGCGGTCGAGCGCGCGATGCAGGGCTTGCCGAACCGCCACCAGGACATCCTGGTGGCGCTGCGTGTGCATGAACTCACCCGCCACGAGGTGGCGGTGCGCCACGGGCTGTCGCTGCGGCGGGTGGACACCACGCTGCGGCAGGCGCTGCTGCGGCTGCCGGTGGGGCGCTGCGCCACCGCGTGA